A genomic window from Streptomyces broussonetiae includes:
- a CDS encoding polyprenyl synthetase → MTQQAGRRGGLDEQAVLLVAGVADLTVSTLGSALTTVRGLLRRSDAAELASAAEQDLVARGRLALDRCTTVPPAHLEILARHALARRGTDGG, encoded by the coding sequence ATGACACAGCAAGCGGGGCGCCGTGGCGGCCTGGACGAACAGGCCGTGCTGCTGGTGGCGGGCGTGGCGGATCTGACGGTGAGCACACTGGGCTCGGCCCTGACGACGGTACGGGGGCTGCTGCGCCGCTCGGACGCCGCGGAGCTGGCGTCGGCGGCCGAGCAGGATCTGGTGGCCCGCGGCCGGCTGGCACTGGACCGGTGCACGACCGTGCCGCCCGCCCATCTGGAGATCCTCGCCCGGCACGCGCTCGCCCGCCGGGGTACCGATGGCGGCTGA
- a CDS encoding polyprenyl synthetase family protein produces MAAERWDAAAFRTRVDQVLHEYVAQEADLLAEIDPALGPVADQLETAVADGKRLRAAFCYWGWRAAGQPDSDALVRAAASMELVHAAAVVHDDLIDDSPLRRGRPTAHLALRGAVTGHPRPGTAARSLAMLAGDLLMSLAGQLFATCGLPAAYLARARPLWSLLARELIAGECLEILHTGAVPDTTASLKVIRYKTAKYTVEQPLLIGGTLAGAGERLRAGYSAYGLPLGEAFQLRDDLLGLFGDPQRTGKADSDDLRGRRPTALLAEAWRIAGAAERERLRALLGRGEPDRASLDAVREVMRRLGAPERVENMISARVAEALDALHQLDVSTPAAHALAELAHAATVRPY; encoded by the coding sequence ATGGCGGCTGAGCGGTGGGACGCGGCCGCGTTCCGGACCCGCGTCGACCAGGTGCTGCACGAGTACGTGGCCCAGGAGGCCGATCTGCTGGCCGAGATCGATCCGGCCCTGGGCCCTGTGGCCGACCAGTTGGAGACGGCGGTCGCGGACGGCAAACGGCTGCGGGCGGCGTTCTGCTACTGGGGCTGGCGCGCGGCCGGCCAGCCCGACAGCGACGCACTGGTGCGGGCCGCCGCCTCCATGGAGCTGGTGCACGCCGCCGCGGTCGTCCACGACGACCTGATCGACGACAGTCCCCTGCGGCGTGGCCGGCCCACCGCACACCTGGCCCTGCGGGGTGCCGTGACCGGGCATCCGCGTCCCGGCACCGCCGCGCGGTCGCTGGCGATGCTGGCCGGGGACCTGCTGATGTCGCTGGCCGGGCAGTTGTTCGCCACCTGTGGTCTGCCCGCCGCGTACCTGGCCCGCGCCCGCCCGCTGTGGTCGCTGCTGGCCCGGGAGCTGATCGCGGGCGAGTGCCTGGAGATCCTGCACACCGGGGCCGTCCCGGACACCACGGCGTCGCTGAAGGTGATCCGGTACAAGACCGCCAAGTACACCGTCGAGCAGCCCCTGTTGATCGGCGGCACGCTCGCCGGGGCCGGTGAACGGCTGCGGGCGGGCTACTCGGCGTACGGGCTGCCGCTCGGCGAGGCCTTCCAGCTGCGCGACGACCTGCTCGGCCTGTTCGGGGACCCGCAGCGCACCGGAAAGGCCGACTCCGACGACCTACGCGGCCGGCGCCCCACCGCGCTGCTGGCGGAGGCCTGGCGCATCGCCGGCGCGGCCGAGCGGGAGCGGCTGCGAGCCCTGCTGGGGCGGGGCGAGCCGGACCGGGCGAGCCTGGACGCCGTACGGGAGGTGATGCGCCGGCTCGGGGCTCCGGAGCGCGTCGAAAACATGATCTCCGCGCGCGTGGCTGAGGCGCTCGACGCCCTCCACCAACTGGATGTGTCCACGCCCGCCGCCCACGCCCTGGCCGAGCTGGCGCATGCGGCGACGGTCCGCCCGTACTGA